In one Fusarium falciforme chromosome 5, complete sequence genomic region, the following are encoded:
- a CDS encoding SWR1-complex protein 4, with product MTSSDVRDVLNLPDGSSGPRPAKKQKFSAPRPNLKGLAREVHNLGGDNPIAIVPEVTHFKKRRFASRKPAARWEMRPFKNSARGSSDLTLRHWRRKDDKPEGDSQDGQGAEGDRTDQTKEMEDSAFAKYNVQVSVPQYSDGQYQQSLQHGDWTKEETDYLLELARDFDLRWPLIWDRYEWNPPATNGEANADGDESKAIVPATRSRTLEDLKARYYEVASKMMAAQKPVQYMTQPEFALHELMAHFNPQQERLRKEFALNALTRSREEAREEESLLLEIKRILARSERFNDERRELYHRLDYPRADTDINAFKSSAGLQNLLQNLMSADKSKKRKSLMPGDGASPAPPQTAAAAAAAAAAAATQESGRRESTAASTGHRESIGPTPTPTAPNNKKGQQQQQERRKLTSQEEVLYGVTHHDRLGSGPTFRTERINKLFSHKSNQQQMRITNVLNELDVPSKLAMPTAATTHQYEMLLGAVNSLLDARKVSDKIDAEIKVEQAKKAEREKAMAPPEPEPESEKEKAEEKKDEDDAGKAAAAKSDAADKPNGEDVRSETPTSNEKKDSAEAAAPTTKGPEASTKDANEADKDDRPGSSGAPQKRSASVLSGTSDKSAKRQKK from the coding sequence ATGACTTCCTCCGACGTCCGCGATGTCCTCAACCTGCCCGACGGGTCTTCTGGTCCCCGGCCagccaagaagcaaaagttCTCGGCCCCGAGGCCGAACCTCAAGGGCCTCGCGCGCGAGGTTCACAACCTGGGCGGCGACAAccccatcgccatcgtccCCGAGGTCACACACTTCAAGAAGCGGCGCTTCGCGAGCCGTAAGCCCGCTGCGCGATGGGAGATGCGGCCATTTAAGAACTCGGCGCGCGGATCCTCAGACCTGACACTGCGACactggaggaggaaggacGACAAGCCAGAGGGCGATTCTCAAGATGGACAGGGTGCCGAGGGGGACAGGACGGATCAAACCAAGGAGATGGAAGATTCCGCATTCGCAAAGTACAATGTGCAGGTATCGGTGCCCCAATACAGCGACGGCCAATACCAGCAGTCACTGCAACATGGAGATtggaccaaggaggagacggaTTATCTGCTCGAGCTGGCACGCGACTTTGACCTTCGATGGCCATTGATCTGGGATCGATACGAGTGGAATCCTCCCGCAACCAATGGAGAAGCCAACGCTGACGGCGATGAGAGCAAGGCTATCGTGCCGGCCACACGCTCACGTACCTTGGAAGACCTCAAGGCCAGGTACTACGAGGTTGCCTCGAAAATGATGGCGGCCCAGAAGCCCGTCCAGTACATGACACAACCCGAGTTTGCACTCCACGAGCTTATGGCCCACTTCAACCCGCAACAGGAGAGACTACGGAAGGAGTTCGCTCTCAACGCCCTGACACGATCTCGCGAGGAAGCccgggaggaggagtcgCTCTTGTTGGAGATCAAGCGCATATTGGCACGTAGTGAGCGTTTCAACGACGAACGCCGCGAGTTGTACCACCGCCTCGATTATCCCCGTGCCGACACCGACATCAACGCCTTCAAATCATCCGCTGGTTTGCAGAATCTACTACAGAATCTCATGAGCGCCGACAAGTCAAAGAAACGAAAGTCACTGATGCCCGGCGACGGTGCCAGCCCTGCGCCCCCACAaactgcagcagcagcagccgcggcCGCGGCGGCCGCCGCTACCCAGGAATCTGGTAGACGGGAGAGCACGGCGGCATCTACTGGCCATCGCGAGTCTATTGGACCTACACCTACGCCCACTGCTCCCAATAACAAGAAGggtcagcaacaacaacaagaacGCCGCAAACTTACAAGCCAAGAAGAGGTGCTGTATGGTGTCACGCACCATGATCGACTTGGCTCTGGGCCGACGTTCCGGACAGAGAGGATCAACAAGCTGTTCTCTCACAAGTCGAACCAGCAACAGATGCGCATCACCAATGTGCTCAACGAACTGGACGTGCCTAGCAAGCTCGCCATGCCCACGGCAGCGACGACGCATCAGTACGAGATGCTTCTTGGAGCTGTCAACAGTCTGCTCGATGCTCGTAAGGTTTCGGATAAGATCGACGCCGAGATCAAGGTCGAGCAGGCAAAGAAGGCAGAGCGGGAAAAGGCCATGGCACCCCCCGAGCCGGAACCGGAATcagaaaaggagaaggccgaagagaagaaggacgaggatgatgccggAAAGGCAGCTGCAGCGAAAAGTGACGCTGCAGATAAACCCAACGGCGAAGACGTCAGATCTGAAACACCCACCAGCAACGAAAAGAAGGACTCTGCAGAAGCAGCTGCCCCCACGACTAAAGGCCCGGAGGCCTCGACCAAGGATGCAAATGAAGCCGACAAGGACGACCGTCCAGGTAGCAGCGGTGCCCCGCAGAAACGCAGTGCGAGTGTTTTGAGCGGTACAAGTGACAAGAGCGCCAAACGACAGAAGAAGTAG
- a CDS encoding Casein kinase I 1: MASSSSNVVGVHYRVGKKIGEGSFGVIFEGTNLLNNQQVAIKFEPRKSDAPQLRDEYRTYKILVGCPGIPNVYYFGQEGLHNILVIDLLGPSLEDLFDHCGRRFSIKTVVMVAKQMLSRVQTIHEKNLIYRDIKPDNFLIGRPGTKASSVIHVVDFGMAKQYRDPKTKQHIPYRERKSLSGTARYMSINTHLGREQSRRDDLEALGHVFLYFLRGGLPWQGLKAATNKQKYEKIGEKKQTTAIKDLAEGFPEEFNKYLTYVRNLGFEDTPDYDYLRELFTQALKTTGEVEDGEYDWMKISKDSGKGWDSKNHNAAYLHNPNVRPGPSQMELHSGHRPGNTNSHQQAQNLTVSRLNAAQPPPPSPIKQMGKQRDRPSAPGALSAQRGSGVGGLRDMATPTGSTQAQFQNSAQNLPQPRTSQQGPATQLAQPSDQPANPQPSGFQKLMKTLCCG, from the exons ATggcttcgtcgtcttccAACGTGGTTGGAGTTCACTACAGGGTGGGAAAGAAGATTGGTGAGGGTTCGTTTGGTGTGATTTTTGAGGGCACCAATCTTCTCAACAACCAACAAGTTGCTATCAAATTC GAACCTCGCAAGAGTGATGCTCCTCAGCTGCGAGATGAGTACCGAACTTACAAGATCCTTGTTGGATGCC CTGGTATTCCTAATGTGTACTACTTCGGTCAGGAAGGACTTCACAACATCCTCGTGATCGACCTGCTTGGTCCATCTCTTGAGGACCTTTTCGACCATTGTGGTAGGAGATTTTCCATCAAGACGGTCGTCATGGTGGCCAAGCAGATGTTGTCCAGGGTCCAGACAATTCACGAGAAGAACCTCATCTACCGTGATATCAAGCCCGACAACTTCCTCATTGGTCGCCCCGGCACCAAGGCCTCTAGCGTTATCCATGTTGTCGACTTCGGCATGGCCAAGCAGTACCGTGACCCGAAGACGAAACAACACATCCCTTATCGCGAGCGAAAGTCGCTTTCTGGAACTGCTCGATACATGAGTATCAACACTCATCTTGGTCGTGAGCAGTCTCGACGAGACGACCTCGAGGCCCTCGGTCACGTCTTCCTCTACTTCCTCCGTGGAGGACTCCCCTGGCAGGGCCTGAAGGCTGCCACCAACAAGCAAAAGTACGAGAAGATCggtgagaagaagcagacgaCGGCGATCAAGGACTTGGCCGAGGGCTTCCCTGAGGAGTTCAACAAGTATCTTACCTATGTCCGTAACCTGGGCTTCGAGGATACTCCTGATTACGACTACCTCCGAGAGCTTTTCACCCAGGCCCTGAAGACGACcggcgaggttgaggatggcgagtACGACTGGATGAAGATCTCGAAGGATTCGGGAAAGGGATGGGACTCGAAGAACCACAACGCCGCGTACCTGCACAACCCCAACGTGAGGCCTGGCCCCTCGCAGATGGAGCTGCACAGCGGCCACCGTCCCGGGAATACGAACTCTCACCAACAAGCGCAAAACCTTACTGTCAGCCGTTTAAACGCCGCGCAAccccctcctccgtctccgaTCAAGCAGATGGGCAAGCAGAGAGATCGGCCAAGCGCCCCCGGCGCCTTGTCGGCGCAGAGGGGGAGCGGGGTTGGGGGTCTTCGGGACATGGCCACGCCAACTGGCTCAACTCAGGCCCAGTTCCAGAACAGCGCCCAGAACCTGCCTCAGCCGAGGACCTCCCAGCAGGGACCGGCGACGCAGCTCGCCCAGCCTAGCGACCAGCCTGCCAACCCTCAGCCCAGTGGTTTCCAGAAGCTGATGAAGACGCTCTGCTGTGGTTAA